A DNA window from Brassica napus cultivar Da-Ae chromosome C1, Da-Ae, whole genome shotgun sequence contains the following coding sequences:
- the LOC106415305 gene encoding probable dolichyl-diphosphooligosaccharide--protein glycosyltransferase subunit 3B has protein sequence MAISKELLSLLLLVFYLSSIASSSFSDPDSDSDLTNELVSLRSNSESGVIHLDDHGISKFLISSPTPRPYSILVFFDATQLHSKTELRLQELRREFGLVSATFLANNNGSDLNKLFFCEIEFSRSQSSFQRFGVNALPHIRLVTGSTSKLSDESGQMDQSDFARLAESMAEFVEQRTKLTVGPIQRPPFLSKAQINVIVAMFVIATPFVIKRILKGETLLHDHRLWLSGAIFIYFFSVAGTMHNIIRKMPMFLQDRNDPNKLVFFYQGSGMQLGAEGFAVGFLYTVVGLLLAFVTNVLVRVRNLNVQRLVMLVALVVSSWAVKQVVYLDNWKTGYSIHPYWPSSWQ, from the coding sequence ATGGCGATCAGTAAAGAACTCTTATCTCTTCTACTCCTCGTATTCTATCTATCATCAATCGCATCATCATCTTTCTCAGATCCAGATTCCGATTCAGATCTCACCAACGAACTCGTTTCCCTCAGATCAAACTCCGAATCAGGCGTAATCCATCTCGACGACCATGGAATCTCCAAATTCCTCATCTCCTCTCCCACACCTCGTCCCTACTCAATCCTCGTCTTCTTCGACGCCACTCAACTCCACAGCAAAACCGAGCTCCGTCTCCAAGAGCTCCGCCGCGAGTTCGGCCTCGTCTCCGCCACCTTCCTCGCCAACAACAACGGATCCGATCTAAACAAGCTTTTCTTCTGCGAGATCGAGTTCTCGCGGTCCCAATCTTCCTTCCAGCGATTCGGCGTCAACGCTCTCCCTCACATCCGTCTCGTAACAGGTTCAACATCGAAACTAAGCGACGAATCTGGTCAAATGGATCAGTCTGATTTTGCAAGGTTAGCCGAATCCATGGCTGAGTTCGTCGAGCAGCGAACCAAGCTCACCGTCGGTCCGATCCAGCGTCCGCCGTTTCTTTCCAAGGCGCAGATCAACGTCATCGTGGCGATGTTCGTTATCGCTACTCCGTTTGTCATCAAACGGATTCTGAAAGGAGAGACTCTTCTCCATGACCATAGGCTTTGGTTATCAGGCGCTATCTTCATCTACTTCTTCAGCGTCGCGGGAACAATGCACAACATTATAAGGAAGATGCCTATGTTTCTTCAGGATCGTAACGACCCGAACAAGCTTGTTTTCTTCTACCAAGGATCTGGGATGCAGCTTGGAGCTGAGGGATTCGCTGTGGGGTTCTTGTACACTGTCGTTGGGTTGCTCTTGGCGTTTGTTACTAATGTGCTTGTTCGAGTTAGGAACCTTAATGTTCAGAGACTGGTGATGCTTGTGGCTCTGGTTGTATCCTCCTGGGCTGTGAAGCAAGTTGTTTACTTGGATAATTGGAAGACTGGTTATAGTATTCATCCCTATTGGCCATCGAGTTGGCAGTGA
- the LOC106412990 gene encoding uncharacterized protein LOC106412990 — MSEAFFIKHRAGLGFVLIDEEAPVLFGATGIRDIASPLHAEAEGLMWAMQELLKTGHREVRFESDCEQLIKLLEKEEDWPAMAPELDEIKALSSDFTEFSISHIPRSMNVRADTLAKGGRSRVFGSPFVNCFAPNWLVQTGQGAAR, encoded by the exons ATGTCAGAAGCATTCT TCATTAAACATAGAGCCGGGCTTGGGTTCGTGCTGATCGATGAGGAAGCTCCGGTTCTGTTTGGTGCTACCGGTATTCGTGACATAGCTTCTCCTCTTCATGCAGAAGCTGAAGGATTGATGTGGGCTATGCAGGAACTGCTGAAAACAGGACACAGAGAGGTGAGGTTCGAGTCTGACTGCGAACAACTGATCAAGCTGCTAGAGAAGGAAGAGGACTGGCCTGCAATGGCACCGGAGTTAGATGAAATAAAAGCCCTATCATCAGATTTTACAGAATTCTCTATATCTCATATTCCAAGATCGATGAATGTCCGTGCCGACACCCTCGCTAAAGGTGGAAGATCACGCGTATTTGGATCTCCTTTTGTCAACTGCTTTGCACCGAATTGGCTAGTTCAAACTGGCCAAGGGGCTGCTAGGTAG